Genomic DNA from Candidatus Nitronereus thalassa:
CTTGTTTTTCAGCCATGAAATACGCCTTCTGTGAGAACGACCAAGTGCTATGTAATCCGACTGCAGCGTCTCGACTTTCAAAAAGTCATTCTCGCGGCACTGGAGCCAACAATGGCTCCGTCCATTATATCCGCGGGAATCCAGGGTTTCGCGCTCTTTGATTTTACCTCTTACAATCTGGATCCCCGCATACCACCGCGGGGATGACGGGACCAGGTTGTACAGACCACATTCCACTCAATGTGTTGTGGTTCCCAAACCTTATGTCTATGAGGCTGCCCATAAGTTGATCATTTGGTTTCACCATCCTAGAATGACTCCCCATGCAATCCTTTACCTCCTTTCAAGCCATATTACAAGGCGTGGCACAAAGCCAAGGATTCGACGTCAGGCTGTGGGAGTATCGATTGCAAACCCAATGGAAGGATATTGTGGGAGATGTGTTGGCGGCGCACACATGGCCCACCAGAATTCGCTTTCGCAAACTTTTTATCGCCGTCGAAACGACGGTGTGGTTACATCAACTGACGTATCTGAAATCCACGCTCATGGAAAAAATCCAATCCCAAACACCGAATCTCTACCTAAAAGACATTGTCTTTCGGATCGGCGAAATTCCTGAACAACATTGGGATGAACCAGTATCAAGAAATATTGCCCCTCATGTATCCCCAGAATCCCTCATGACGGCAACCGAAGTTACCCGAGAAGTCACCAATGAGGAGATACGCTATTCACTGACACGAGTGATTTCCAAAGCACTATCTTCCAGTACTAACGAGATTTGATAATTTTTATTCTTGGGGTGGGTACTTTATTTGCTAACTTCATCTATATGACAAATCCCAAACTGGCGCACAATCTTTCTGGATTCAAGATCCCAAAGTAAAATTGGTCCACCCCCAGAAACCAAATATTTCCCATCTGGACTAAAATCCAAGGCGCGTTGTTCCCCTTCACTTGGATCTTTCAGTTTTCTTATCACCTCTCCACTCGGGAAATCCCAAATAGAAATCAAACCAGAACTATCTGCCGACCCCACTGCCAGGTATCTTCCATCTAGGCTGAAACTAAGCCCCCAAGCGGATACCGTTTCCTTGTCGGTAAACTCTTTCCTTTCGTTTCCTGTTACCACATCCCAAACATAGATATTACGATCTTTTTCCCCAAAGCTATGAATACCAGCCCCAACGATATATTTCCCATCTGGACTCCACCGAACCGAATAGAATCCTCCGCTTGCTTCAAAAACTTTAACCACATTTCCAGAATCAACTTTCCATATACGAGATACGAGCCGTCTTATCCCAGCTTCCGGAAACGAGAAATTTTCCATAAAGGCTAAAATCAATTGATTCAATCATATGTGTGTGGCCAACAAATTCTTTTACATAATAGTTCCCCTGTTTGGGATCCCATAAAAGGATACGTCCATCATGACCTGCGGAAGCAATGAACTATCCATCAGGGCTAAACGTAACAGACCGAAGGCCTCCATCGTGGCCTTGAAAAACTTGCAATTCTTTAAATATTGGCTCTGGTGCATCAAAATCTGTTTGTATAGCATATAAGCGAACCGTTCTATCGCGAAGACCGGCAACGAACCGATCCCCGCTTGGACTCCAGGCCAGAGAAAATATTCCTTTCCTCAAGCTAAACGGCCCCAAATCCTCCTCACCCTCAGGAATTCGAGGATCATGAATAAACATAATGGCTTTAAACTAACACTCCTCTTTATTCCACAAACGAATAGTCCCATCAAAGCCGCCGGCAGAGAGGAAATATTTCCCATCTGGATGAAATGCTACCGATGTGGTGTCGTTATCGTTTGGGAGAAAGTACAATTGAGCATGGCTTAAAGGATTCAAGCCTATTAAGCTCATGATAAATAAGCAGGTTCTAAAAATTTGCAAAGATGACATTTTTTACCTTTGGTTTATTTCACCATAGGAAGGTCCTCAACCCAAATTACTCGATTTTCATATTCGCCAGAACCCAACGAAGAAAAAAACTTTTGGTCGGCGGTTACCACCCGACTATTTATGGTTTCGGCGAGGGCCAGGTAGAGGCAATCGTATAAACTTTGCTTGGTTTGGAGAGCTAAAGCGAACGCAGGTTTAAATAATCGTTCGTCTGAATGTTTCTGCAAGGGAATCTGTTTCAATTCCTTGAGAATCGTTTCTCCTTCTTCAGGGGTCAGCTCATTTCGGCGGATTCGTTTGGAGAGGACACTGCCTAATTCTAAATGGAAAAAGGCTGGGACATGGAGAGAAGCATTCAAAAATTGTAGTCGGCTGGCGACCTCGGAGTGAATTTCAGGAAGAAACCATTTAATTCCAACGCTGGCATCCACTACATAGCGACTCACCGATCCCGATCCTCTCGAATGAGAGTGGCACTATCACTAAATTTTCTGCCTGATTGTTTAAGGGTCTTCTGAAGCTTTGCAATCCGTTTCCAGGCACTCTCATAATCAGGGACGGCTTCTTCTAGAATTGTCTTTACTTCCGATTGCAACGACCTGCCATTTTCTTTGGCCCGCTTTTTTAATCGCTCTACTATTTTATCATTCAGTTGTCGCACCAAGACTTGTGCCATGTTCCCCTCGAATATAGTGATTGGCGATTGAAATGATAGCAAAATGATATCATGGACCCTATCAAGCGTCAATCATCAAATAAGACCTGAATGTTTTGTTCTTTCTCTGGCTTTGATTTATCAGGGATTGGTCCGATCCAACCTTTGGTTTTTCCTTGGAGATGAATAAATACTCCACGGGCGGCTTGTTCAAAATCATGCCGGAATGTTTCTTCTTCTTCGCCTTCTTTCTTTTCTAAATATCGATGCAAGGTATCGGGGTGAGTCCAGTCGGGATCGGAAAATATATAAATAGTCACTTCTCGATAATAATCGTTAGGGTCATCAGGATTCGTTGGACGAATTTTTAGGGAGCGTAGATCATTCGTGGCCAACACGACTTCACGAAATCGACGGATCAACGTTTCGATTTCCGGGTCGCTGGTCCATGCCGGCACATGCACGGCCACGACCGTCCCTTCTTGCCAGCCATTACTGAACGGTGGAATGGTGCGGTCCGGTCGAGAAAGATACATTCCGCCAAATATGAGCATGAATCCGCCGAGCAAAATCGTAAGTCCAATTTTGACGACAGGGTCAAATGGTTTTTTTGTTGGGGATTTTTGAGAATCCAATGTTTGCCAAATATAGGGTTAGAAATTTTCCAGATCCCCCTCAGCAGAATTTCAAAACAAGTAGGGGAAACCGGGGAAGTCCTAAACGCCCCGTCCCCCTTTTGCAGAGGAAGAAATTATTAAGATTGAAGAAATGTTTGCAAAACTAGAATAACCAAATTATTGGAGGGGAACGCAACAGAGGGTCGGGAAACAGCTAGGCCGACCCACTGGTTTCAGAGGTAGGGTCGGCAGTGCCGTTAATGTCGGCATCAACTTCCACGTCGTCACTTTCAGCGAGCTTGGCGACGGCCACGACTCGGTCGGTGTCTTCCATATCGATGAGGCGGACACCTTGAGAATTGCGTCCGATGTCACGGAGGTCATCCATTTTTGTGCGAAGAATTTTTCCTTCCGCGGTGATGATCATGATTTCATCGGTATCGCTGACTCGATGAAAGGATACGGCCTGGCCATTTTTTTCCGTCACTTTGACGCTGATGACGCCACGCCCTCCACGGCCTTGGGTACGGTATTCCGTCACCAATGTCCGCTTCCCGTATCCTCCTTCGGTGACTGTCAATATCGACGCTTCTTCATCTGGCGTGATCGTCGTCATGCCAATAACTTGGTTGGTTTCATCGAGACTGATACCGCGTACGCCACGAGCCGTTCGACCCATAGGACGTACATCGTTTTCCCGGAATCGAATGACGAGTCCTTCTTTGGTCCCCAATACGATATCCGATTTTCCATCTGTGATTTCCACACCAATGAGTTTATCGCCTTCCTCCAGGGTCAAGGCAATAATTCCCCCTTGCCGCGGATTGCCATACGCCGACAACTCGGTCTTTTTAATGATTCCGCGGCGAGTGGCCATAACCACGTACAAGTTATCGGGAAAATCTCTTACCGGTAACGTCGTGGTGACTTTTTCCTCCGAAGCCAGAGTGAGCAAATTCACCATGGCCTTGCCTTTACTTGTGCGACTGGCTTCTGGAATCTCATGGACCTTGAGCCAGTAAACTTTCCCGGCATCGGTGAAGAACAAAATATAATCATGTGTGGACGCGGTGAAGAGTTTTTCTACGAAGTCTTCTTCCTTCACCCCCATGCCAATCTTGCCTTTTCCACCACGGCGTTGGGCACGATACTCCGACACCGGGTGGCGCTTGATATACCCCTCATGAGAAATGGTAACCGCCATTTCTTCATCCGCGATGAGATCTTCAATATTGATTTCCGCCTCTTGGGGAATGATCTCGGTACGCCGGTCATCTTGGTAGGCTTCTTGAATCGCCATCAATTCATCTTTGATGATGGTTCTGACTAATTCGTCGGAACCCAATACCGCTTTCAAATGGGCAATTTTGGCTTTCAGGTCTTCGAGTTCTTGAATGAGTTTATCGCGCTCGAGTTGGGTCAGCCGTTGGAGCCGCATGTCCAGAATGGCTGCAGCCTGAATTTCCGATAAAGGAAATTGTGCGACCAGTTGCGTTTTCGCCACGTCGGGAGAGGCCGATCCACGAATAAGTGCAATAATCGCGTCTAGATGTTCGAGCGCAATTTGAAGACCTTCCAAAATATGCGCGCGTTCTTCGGCTTTTCGAAGATCATAGGCGGTTCGGCGAATGACGACTTCGCGCCGATGCTCAAGAAACGCCGTGAGAATTTGTTTGAGATTGAGTACCTCTGGTCGGTTGTTGACCAAGGCCAGCATGATTACCCCAAAGGTGTTTTGCATTTGGGTGTGTTTATAGAGCTGGTTGAGAAGGACAAGAGGGATCGTGGCTTTTTTCAACTCTATGACAATGCGCATACCTTCTCGATCTGATTCATCCCGAATATCGGATACCCCTTCGATTCGCTTCTCGTGAATGAGTTCCGCGATTTTTTCCAATAACTTGGCTTTGTTCACCTGGTAGGGAATTTCAGTGACAATGATGCTATCTCGATCACGTTTCTCATCGGTTTCAATATGCGTCTTAGCTCGTAGCGTGAGTAATCCTCGACCGGTGAGATACGCATCTTTTATGCCTTGGGTCCCATAAATATAACCAGCCGTGGGAAAGTCTGGACCTGGAATGATTCCCATAAGATCTGAGATCCCGACCTCTGGATCTTCCAGAACCTTGAGCAATCCTCTCACCACTTCTCCAAGATTGTGAGGCGGAATGTTGGTGGCATACCCGACCGCGATTCCTCCTGCGCCATTGATGAGCAGGTTAGGTACCTTGGCTGGAAGGACCAACGGCTCGACATCGGACTCATCGTAGGTGGGACCAAAATCCACGGTTTCTTTTTCGATGTCCGCGAGCATCTCACCGGCCAACTTAGTGAGTCGGGCTTCGGTGTACCGCATGGCTGCAGGTGGATCTCCATCGACCGATCCGTAATTCCCTTGGCCATCCACGAGGGTGTAGCGCATATTGAAATCTTGCGCCATGCGCACCTGAGTATCGTAGATGGCGGAATCCCCATGCGGATGATAGTTCCCCATGATCTCGCCGACGATTTTGGCGGACTTCCGATACGCGCGGTTATGGGCCAGACCCATTTGGTGCATGCCGTACAAAATCCGCCGATGCACAGGCTTGAACCCATCGCGCACATCGGGCAAGGCTCGACCAACGATGACACTCATCGCGTAATCGAGATACGACATCCGCATCTCATCTTCGATGGCTACTTGGGTGAGGCGTTCTTCTGGCGGCATGATAAATTAAATGGATTTAGGTTGAGGCTGTTAATCTCAAAGTTACACATCTAAATTTCTTACTTCTAGCGCATGTTGCTGAATAAAGTTTCGTCTGGGCTCAACTTCGTCCCCCATTAAAATCGTAAAAATCTCATCGACGCCCGTCATATCCTCAAGTTTCACTTGGAGCAATGACCGCGTTTGGGGATTCATCGTGGTTTCCCACAATTGCGTGGGATTCATTTCTCCCAGACCTTTGTATCGTTGCAGATTCAATCCCTTTTTCCCAGCATCTAAAATGGCCCGGACCAATTGGTCCGTCGCGGGATAACCGGTTTCCTCTTCTCCAATTTTTATCCGAAATGGGGGAGCCCCTAGGCCAATTGCCGAAGGTGCTAATTTTTGTAATTCGCGGAAATCAGCCGAACCGACGAGATCATGATTGACCTCCAAGGTGGACGTCATCCCATTGGTTTGAACACGGCAGAAAATTTTGTTGGATTGATGCTCTTCATCTTCACGTATATCCACACTAACTTGTCCCTTGGGATAAACCAGTGTAAGGCGTTCTTTAGCTCTCGCAATGAGATCTTGAACTGCTTCGGTGTTTTTTAATAAGTCCCGCCCCAACGTCGGTTCATCAACAAAAACTCTGATCAAACCTAGCTCGCGTTGTTTTTGTGTAAAGCGGGCCAACAGGCCCTCGAAATCAATTAACCGTTTTAGCATTGGCAATAACGTCGGGCCGTTCATAAAAGCCTCTTCTGCCTTCACAAAGAGTGCGACTTCCTGAACCGCTTGTTCTGCCAAATATTCATTGAGGGCATGTTCATCTTTGAGATAGCGTTCGGCTTTCCCTTTTTTCACTTTAAACAATGGAGGTTGGGCAATATAAATATATCCGTGATCAAACAACTCATGCATTTGTCGAAACAAAAACGTGAGCAGGAGAGTACGAATGTGACTTCCGTCAACATCGGCGTCGGTCATAAGGATGATTTTATGGTATCGCGTTCTGGTAATATCAAATGCTTCCTTGTCGTCTTTGCCTTTTTCAGAGTCTTCCCGTTTTCGGCCGATCCCCGTTCCGAGTGCCATGATCAGTGTTCGGATTTCTTCACTCGACAACATTTTGTCGAAGCGCGCTTTTTCCACGTTTAGGATTTTTCCTTTGAGAGGCAGGATGGCTTGAAACCGTCGATCCCGTCCTTGTTTAGCCGAACCGCCCGCTGAATCTCCTTCCACCAGATACAGTTCGCTGAGTGCGGGGTCTTTTTCAGAACAATCGGCGAGTTTCCCTGGGAGAGAGCCACCATCCAATGCGCTTTTACGACGAATAAGATCTTTGGCCTTTCGAGCGGCTTCCCGCGCTCGTGCCGCATCAATTGATTTGCCGATGATTTTTTTGGCGACAGCTGGATTTTCTTCGAAATAATTTCCGAGGCCTTCATTCACTGCGGCCTCGACAATGCCTTTGACTTCACTGTTGCCGAGTTTCGCTTTTGTTTGTCCTTCAAATTGGGGATGCCTAACCTTGACACTTATGACGGCGGTCAGTCCTTCTCTCACATCGTCGCCGGTGAGGGACTCGGTATCCTTTTTTAATAAATCGTTGGCATTGGCATAATTGTTAATAGTTCGTGTCAACGCCGCCTTCAAGCCTATTAAATGCGTCCCACCTTCTCGCGTATTAATGTTGTTGGCAAACGAAAACAAATTTTCCGCATAGCTATCGTTGTATTGCAACGCGACTTCCAAGATCACATCGGTCTTTTCCACCTCAATGAAAATGGGTTTGTGAAGAGGTGTTTTGGCTTCATTTAAATGTTCTACAAAAGATACGATTCCGCCGACATAACAAAACACTTGTTCTTTTTGTGTTCGGCGGTCCGAAAGTGCGATGGACAAACCCTTATTCAGAAACGCTAACTCGCGGAGTCGTTGGGCTAACACGTCAAAACTACAATCCACGGTTTCAAAAATGTTTGCGTCTGGCTTAAAGGTAATTTTCGTTCCGCGTTTCTTGGTGACGCCGGCCACGACCAAGGGCGCTTTAGGTTTTCCCCGTTCGTATTCTTGAGTAAAGACTTGACCGTCTTGCCAGATTTCAAGTTCGAGCCATTCGGAAAGGGCATTCACCACGGAGATACCGACGCCATGCAGCCCGCCGGACACAGTGTATGCGCCTTGTTCGAATTTTCCGCCCGCATGAAGGACGGTCAGCGCGACTTCCGCTGCTGATTTTTTTTGAGTGGGATGCATGCCGGTGGGAATGCCGCGGCCATTATCGATTACGGTGACGCTGCCATCAATTTCTAGCGTGACTTCGATCGACTCTCCATAGCCGGCCATGTGTTCATCCACGCTATTATCGACGACTTCATAGACCAGGTGGTGCAAGCCATCGACGCCAGTACTACCGATGTACATCGCTGGCCGTTTCTGCACGGCTTCCAAGCCTTCGAGTACTCGTATTTGCTCCGCGCCATACCCGCCTTTGGATTCGGCTGAACTTTCCGATTTCTGGGAAGGCGGCGTAACGGGAGCTTCGGCCGGAGGGCCTGGGGTATTTCTTTCATCTGGCAACATAGTTGGGGTAATGAACCTTATTAAACTTTGACGGGCATTACGACGGCTTTAAACCGTTGTTGATTCTCAGTTTCTTTGAGTAAACATGGGCTTAATGGGGCATCCATCTGCAACTCAATGGTCTCGCCATCCATGATGGTCAACACTTCAAGTAAATATCGGGCATTGAATCCAGCGGAGAATTCTTCGCCATTAAACTTGGCTTGAATCTCTTCATTAGCTTCTCCCATATCTGGGTGGCTCGAAAAGAGGGTGAGGTGATCCGACGCAAAAGTAAGCTTGACGGCATAGGTTTTATCTCGTGACAGCACTGAAACCCGTCGTAAGGCCCCTTCAAAATCCTCTCGATTGACCGTAATTTTTTTGGAGGTTTCCTTGGGAATGACTTGCTGGTAATTCGGATAATTTCCTTCCATGAGCCTTGAGGTCAGCAGCAGCCCACTCTTCCGGAAAATGAGCATGTTCTTGGTAAACCCAATCATGGGTTCGTCGCCACCTTCTTCTAGCAACCGGCGAATTTCCAGGGCAGCTTTTTTCGGCACAATCACCTTTGTGTCTTCAGGAAACGATGCATCCTTTCCAACCTCCAATGGTTGGTCAGCAACAGCCAAACGATGCCCGTCGGTGCCGACTAATCGAATCATTGGTTTCCCGCCGTCCGTAAGGAGGGTGATTAACAGGCCATTCAGAACATACCGAGTGTCGTTGTCCCCCACCGCAAACAGGGTTTTCCGAATAAGTTGAAGCAAACTTGCCCCTGGCAATGGGATGAGCCCTTCTCGCTCAATAGCCGGCAAGGGAGGAAAGTCCTTACTCGGAAGCCCAACCACTTTAAATTGGCTACGCCCTGCGCGAATGGTGACCAAACTATGATCGGTCACACTTAGAGCAATTTCAGGTTCTTTGATTTCCTTAAGAATCTCAAAAAGTTTCCTCGCCGAGAAGGTTACCGACCCCGGCTCCTCTACCTTCGCCTTATATAACCCTCGCATTCCCAATTCGAGATCTGTGGCCAGGATATCTAATCCCTCTGTCTTGGCTTCCAACAAGACATTCGCCAAGCTCGGCATGGTGTTTCTTTTTTCGACTACTCCCTGAACTCGTTGGAGGGCGGTCAGGATTTCATCGCGCGCAATCGTCACCCGCATGACAGGGCTCCCTTCTGATGGCTGGCGAATGGTCTAGGCATCCAACCGGGTTGTTTCCTTAGTGAATGGTGATTCACTGTTAGGCTTTACTGATTTCATCCTTTAAGCTTTCGATCGTGGTTCGCAATCCCGAGTCGTCATCGAGGGCTTTTTCAATTTGCCGACACGCATGCATGATGGTCGTATGATCTTTCCCCCCAAACTCCCGGCCAATTTCTGGAAATGAAGAAGCCGTGAGTTCACGAGAGAGGAACATGGCAATTTGCCTGGGATGCACCAGGGTTTTTGTGCGCCGCTTGGATTTCAACTCGGATATTTTAATATTAAATCGATTAGCCACCACCTCTTGTACATCCTCAAGAGTAATAAATTTTCTCTTGCTTCCCAACAGGTCCCGCAAAATGTTTTTGGCCATTTCAGTCGTGATGGTTTTTCCGGTAAGTGTCGCATAGGCGCCCAATCGGATAAGAGCTCCTTCCAACTCACGGATATTACTCCGGAGGTTTTCAGCCAACAATTGAATGACTTCTTCCCCGATGGCGATTCCTTCTTCTTCGGATTTCTTTCTGAGAATGGCGATTCTCGTTTCTACGTCCGGAGGTTGAAGGTCGGCAATCAGGCCCCATTCAAATCGTGACCGAAGCCGTTCTTCCATCGAGGGCATTTCTTTGGGAAACCTGTCACTGGATAACACGATCTGTTTCCTGGCTTCATACAAGGTATTGAATGTATGAAAGAACTCTTCTTGGGTTCGTTCCTTACCAGCTAGGAATTGGATATCGTCTATGAGGAGCATATCCACATTTCGATACCGCCGCCTCAAGTCGATCATTTTATCGTACCGGATGGAATTAATTACTTCGTTGGTAAATTGTTCTGTCGTGACATAGGCAATTCGAAGGTCACTTTTTTCCATCACATAGGTACCGATGGAATTTAAAAGATGGGTTTTCCCTAATCCAACTCCCCCATAAATAAAGAAAGGGTTATAGGCTCTTGCCGGGGCTTCGGCCACGGCTAAACTCGCCGCATGGGCAAATTGATTACTCGCACCTACCACAAAATTATCAAAGGTATATTTGGGATTGGGAAGCTGACGTCTGTTCTTCCCTTGTGTTACCGGCGGATCGTCTCCCATTGGAATGGCGGGAATATGGGCATTCTCTTGTTCACCAACCACAAACTGAATTTCGACTTTCCCTTCTTCCCCGCCACCTTGGGCCGAATGAAGAGCTTCCCCTATCAAACTCCGGTAATTTCTGCCAAGCCACTCTCCGAAAAACTTATTAGGGACAACGATAGTTGCACTGGATCCGTTAATTTCACCTAACTTGGTAGGATGAAACCAGTTTTCCACCACTTCCCGGCCCATTCGGGACTCAATATATCCTAGAGCAAGGTCCCAAATATTCTTTCCTTCCACTACCACCGTCTCCATTCCCACTATCAACAGGTTTATTCACAGATGTGGATAACTTACACACCTATATCCTTTTTCTTTATTTTATTCCACCCATATTTTTAAAATCCCTCACATATCCGTAACCCTGTCCCCAATCGTTATTCAGACTATACACGGATCTATACCCACGATGGGAAATCCCCATCTCCTCGACCTTCCTACTCAAATTATCTATTTCCCGTTATTCACAAGCCCTATTAATATTCCTACGACTACTAATTTTCTTTTTACACAGGGAAATATAAGAGAATAGGTTTTTCCATTCACAGGGATATCACCATATCGGCATCAAAAATCATCTGTAACATATCAAAATATTGAATTTTCGAATATGTTTTTTCTTTATTAGTATTTTGAGCATTATGGTCACCAAGGACAAAACAAGGAAATGGCCAACTATGTGTAAATTCTGTGCCTTCTTGGACAAAAATCGCTGACACTGAATAGTCTGAAGATTGGGGAGATGATAATAATTCGTTAAAATCAGGATCTTGTTCTTTTGAAATAATGTACAGAATTTTTTTCAATTATATTACCCTAAAACCATGGCCCGATCGGCATTGAGCAGGTATGAATTAATTTCTGAAATTGAGGCCTCTTTGACCGAAAAGTCAGGGTCAATGGAATAGTCTTTTGAGCTACCTTGGGGAATCACAAGAGGAAGTTCAAGTTCTTGAATCACGGGTAGATATTTTTCCAAAATTTCGGCATCTTTTACATCCATAGCATCCTCCGTGAGAAGGATCCTAGCCTTCCCTAGAAGAATAATCGTCAGTGGAATTGACCCCGTGGACAGACCCAAGGCAATCCTAAGACCCTCCACCGGTCTACCGGTAGTCATGGGATCCTCACGAAGTACAACGATAATATTGTTTAACATGTTGGTTGATGAAAGATCGGGAAAGGCTTGAAAAGGTAAAGACCTGGTGCCTTTAATAGAGATCGTGATTTAGGTTACATTACTTATTGAAAAACAAAGAGAAAATCATATTCTTACACAAAAAAAAAGTCAACAAAATGATGAATGACAGGGCTAAATAGAAAAGCGTTTTTTTAAAAAGGTTGGGATTTCAGAAAGTGAAATGTTCTCCTGGGCTTTAGTCTCCATGTTCCTAAGGATAGCGTTATTTTGTGAAACTTCATCGTCCCCAAGAATTAGCACATAGGGTGCGGATAGTCTATCTGCAGAACGAAGGAGGTTTTTTAATGAGGTGCTATTGTGATCAGTGTCAGCCGTAATTCCGTTTAGACGAAGTGTGTCAAGAAGGGATACACCCGCCTTGGACCCTAATGGACCAAATCCTGCAATAAATACCCAGGGATTAGGTGTAGGGATCATGCACTCTGGTAAAGCGAGTAGGACCCGTTCAAGTCCAATAGCAAATCCCACGGCAGGGGTTGGTTTTCCACCCAAAACTTCAAAAAGACCGTCATACCGTCCACCAGCACCAATGGCGTTTTGTGCACCTAAGGAAGAACAGGAGACCTCAAACGTCGTCATGGAATAGTAATCCAAACCACGGACAAGGCGAGGGTTAAGATGGTATGGAATGGAAAGCATTTCAAGATCAGCCAATACTTGGTGAAAATGGTCTTTTGAATTTTTCCCAAGGAAATCTGGGAGTTTGGGTGCTTCTTCCGTAGCGGTTCGACATTGAGTAACTTTGCAATCAAGAACTCTGAGTGGGTTGGTATCAATTCGACGCCGGCAGTTGGAGCAGAGCTGTTCGAATTTTGGTTTCAAAAAGGCCACGAGGTTGTCTTTGTACCCCAGGCGATCTTGAGGCTGGCCTAATGAATTGATTTCCAGGGTGAGCCCAGGCAACTGTAGGGATGAAAAAAATCTCCAAAGGAGGGAAATTACTTCGACATCCGCATTGGGACTAGTGAATCCAACCATTTCTACGCCAAACTGATGAAATTGACGGAATCTGCCGGCCTGGGGGCGCTCATGCCTAAACATAGGGCCAATGTAATAAAGTTTTTTGCAGGTGGGGTCATTAATAAGGTTATGTTC
This window encodes:
- the dnaA gene encoding chromosomal replication initiator protein DnaA, which translates into the protein METVVVEGKNIWDLALGYIESRMGREVVENWFHPTKLGEINGSSATIVVPNKFFGEWLGRNYRSLIGEALHSAQGGGEEGKVEIQFVVGEQENAHIPAIPMGDDPPVTQGKNRRQLPNPKYTFDNFVVGASNQFAHAASLAVAEAPARAYNPFFIYGGVGLGKTHLLNSIGTYVMEKSDLRIAYVTTEQFTNEVINSIRYDKMIDLRRRYRNVDMLLIDDIQFLAGKERTQEEFFHTFNTLYEARKQIVLSSDRFPKEMPSMEERLRSRFEWGLIADLQPPDVETRIAILRKKSEEEGIAIGEEVIQLLAENLRSNIRELEGALIRLGAYATLTGKTITTEMAKNILRDLLGSKRKFITLEDVQEVVANRFNIKISELKSKRRTKTLVHPRQIAMFLSRELTASSFPEIGREFGGKDHTTIMHACRQIEKALDDDSGLRTTIESLKDEISKA
- the hisS gene encoding histidine--tRNA ligase; translation: MIRGIKGVKDIPPSQMPKWNVVEIAAHRLAQSYGFREIRIPIFEPTDLYVRSIGGATDIVEKEMYTFPDRDGSSLTLRPEGTAGVVRSLIEHNLINDPTCKKLYYIGPMFRHERPQAGRFRQFHQFGVEMVGFTSPNADVEVISLLWRFFSSLQLPGLTLEINSLGQPQDRLGYKDNLVAFLKPKFEQLCSNCRRRIDTNPLRVLDCKVTQCRTATEEAPKLPDFLGKNSKDHFHQVLADLEMLSIPYHLNPRLVRGLDYYSMTTFEVSCSSLGAQNAIGAGGRYDGLFEVLGGKPTPAVGFAIGLERVLLALPECMIPTPNPWVFIAGFGPLGSKAGVSLLDTLRLNGITADTDHNSTSLKNLLRSADRLSAPYVLILGDDEVSQNNAILRNMETKAQENISLSEIPTFLKKRFSI
- the dnaN gene encoding DNA polymerase III subunit beta is translated as MRVTIARDEILTALQRVQGVVEKRNTMPSLANVLLEAKTEGLDILATDLELGMRGLYKAKVEEPGSVTFSARKLFEILKEIKEPEIALSVTDHSLVTIRAGRSQFKVVGLPSKDFPPLPAIEREGLIPLPGASLLQLIRKTLFAVGDNDTRYVLNGLLITLLTDGGKPMIRLVGTDGHRLAVADQPLEVGKDASFPEDTKVIVPKKAALEIRRLLEEGGDEPMIGFTKNMLIFRKSGLLLTSRLMEGNYPNYQQVIPKETSKKITVNREDFEGALRRVSVLSRDKTYAVKLTFASDHLTLFSSHPDMGEANEEIQAKFNGEEFSAGFNARYLLEVLTIMDGETIELQMDAPLSPCLLKETENQQRFKAVVMPVKV